A genomic stretch from Clavelina lepadiformis chromosome 5, kaClaLepa1.1, whole genome shotgun sequence includes:
- the LOC143458875 gene encoding uncharacterized protein LOC143458875 isoform X1: MKFLTVIVTISFWFVGGGFSMVLRNASGTVVFPTTEECDNNTVLPDTREWEIPLKAGELAFLRFTETAINCLDGWQVLKTNGKQTDICGQNKPRNYFSRQTVIVSMTRSSKSCNTTKMAFIYFRFELHLTLSSHHVELGQPVHFFVGLTGDLSLKNYIDCRIEYKGNITVPAKISVSTSTLSTQHFFQYPESYLIRAKCDGREKHISFKTSDMNLNVECDLSPSSLQISQNDLSITFLNSVELVFRHRYCFPISYSLLFDDVIIAHQQTERVLNEAKFMLKLFEEVSFKVNSSMQQLLGPGIHNVTLLLQNNVSTAMYFTKVTFNDEIKDFKLMVKEYVGFHPHYFIINATVSEGAPISLSVQIKSTESNLSHFIGSLVCPRDCHSMVVKANLSQPGIYKVEAIAVNNISQSSSRALIEALPQIYNVFISSLKPIPSYSRNYVYAFVRGDIGDYVMTIYLQGRPENHSFTISKLEYDHKDLPSLPFDAKSYKLIKVERVLYHIGMQQVTGFIRNSRQSFPFVGWVDVLETSSCLEDLRIRDGNYQGGFENPLKIFDYLTFSVDFKFTCKNMSEVRYKWLVFPVATDMDMATYTYEVEFEKESFEPELIIRADTLSPGLYVIKVKVTSENVTSDVLEGKLKDYTLIEITKKKLHFVILGGNVLPTDNNVTILRFESSIDYNKYHRHVSYNWFCSIKQEELPTRTVMGKIQRKDSCFDWHTLWVTSGHVMEISMNELRQSEHYYIRLIVSGPHYDATYADQKVVVQARRAPIVNLKCWSNCEKYFSHHLSIILQLECDDCLRRQWTLSPNSGLQLPLCDDQEFCKLNASLLTQSSNITGTGYNIHGENSSVTIFLNALSSHSGGSCIILPRMGSAYTTKFNVTCAGYMESKYQLIYKFFLQDKGHRYLLQYGFDPVLYDIILPPGRSSNDVTIVIEICTPDQSCVEENLSVTVVDNYDVNDDVINELDAALLSNNLQKIAQFVLVLSTTNKLNQSKRKEIVSKMAEYPMLSLEPVKQVADVISHVTNNPKLLEETQLQDVQDILDRVESFVPFSASRYDDVNSIVRSCMTTTSQLMRLVRFYPFKNEENMRMNRLGKLLMASLTPGKEAISFETKSVEGRMFKLNNHVTNPFDANTSFVQLSNLQSLITDDVINIEIFRYNSTSANFSPFDLKVDSVTSVSITTGWRDELPISKEIAKNLKLEFSLPQQPDKSKIWLRVKSECDGSACRSTAIGSAFIDVEGDLRGAMEATILNIVVGNYEGRVNKLKMFLTLVGQDITMARKEFDKEETHYRWTTKAPFVGFGSYNITIRADLGPGYYRAGTITSAVFSVWALQCLYWFDANNGWKDSLCKAHEDTVSGTVVCQCGHYPVTRVVWTQGHKRSTDDFTRTPSLLASKLLVFPNKLDYNEISSNMWQRFLENPIVFSMLFVLYSLYGLGLIWARSKDRQVEAEDLCVEVPDNSPFDKYRYIVTIFTGSRRNSGTSAVVCLRLVGNMATSSAHVIQHHTKILNRGSVKSFLITTSECLGDITAIRLWHDNGGHSPEWFLQRVVVRDLEKNNCWFFLCNRWFKHVIDHVVPAARTKDLHNTRTLFPLRLENHLRDRYLWYAFYGMRPWQRHVMGRIEMLSCCLMITLMIMLTALMFHGNNHAQQGLLLAVGNYTFQWWHVAVGIESALLSSPATFLITTMFRRSQRPHKSLLTDSKSVDDEESNVNDEQNPVSHHPSVADGSKEENLKLELFHQQLPVENKTRLRVKPNRETSFVEVAETSQHVVSEDRRVHHHQPKEATGKMNQKERRKLKKESPKKQHHNERKIHHRLKPYDKSRAFEVAGTSQQVLNEEHRVHHHRRKESNKELDQKVRRKLNKESPKKQHRGESKIHHKERLKWVKELLLQKQHRGESKSHRGVKPHGENPAIEVAGTSQQVLSEKHQVHHHQRKESNDDLDQKVRRKLNKESPKKDHRGESKILSKVKHHGEAPAIEVADTSRHVLSEERRVNHHQHKGESDEINRKPRQKLVKEFPKKQHRGESKSSKSHQGVKPHGENPPFKVADTSRHVLNEKHQVHHHQKKEINDELGQKERLKWVKELLLHEDHHDENKIQLGAKAHGKNPAIEVAVTSRHLLSEDGRFHHHRLKKTTENMDPKERRKLKKESLKKDHRAERKSHRGVKPHGENHANTVAHISQHVLSEKHQVIHHQKKEINDELDQKERLKWVKELLLHEDHHDENKIQLGAKAHGKNPAIEVADTSRHLLSEDGRVHHHQRKKTTENMDPKERRKLKKESLKKQRRGESKNPGVKPHGETPANTVAQTSQHVLNEKHQVIHHQNKEMNDELDQKERLKWMIELLLHEDHHDENKSHQGVKPHGETPAFEVVHTSQRVLSEKHQVHHHQRKESNDELDQKERRKLKKESSMKDHRGESKILSKVKHHGKAPAIEVAEPRQKLVKEFLKKQHRGEKSHQGVKPHGENPPFKVAETSRHVLSEERRVNHHQRKEASDEMDHKPRLKLVKEFPKKQHRGEKSPKSHQGLKPHGANPAFEVAETSRHDLSEDRRVYHHQRKEANAKMDKKERGKLKKEFLNKHLRGDSDGFRRKSHQTGKRHHKHSIIVTKTARHVSSEGHSKHDAISQPQPSTGRVRFEEESSDDLKPPMRKIFLSSIVRDKDQPSTSSAAFVTSLSMPPRSSSIVMTSSQEPSTSSFVGMTSSQVPSTSSFVGMTSSQEPSTSSFVTEQVTPSARSHLAGQRVAVSGTGAHRGIAFVENDPNTGDSRVLPHFFIYIAWILLVATVLTSTVLCALYGMSYGIETCKEWLVSVSVAFLQSVIILEPLKEVLIAYVKVVNNPKLDLRDWIPPLPPSVTPRSHSGDCDAIKRRQDEERSRNRIYRPPSQLRLEITLQDIEEKIRTKRKIKNISLHLIFLVLLFIVTFGQTDRNSFQFGKTVQNMLLDGHRKMSSANDVYNWVEFSLADKFSIGRLTHFPDNQLVILTPPTLRQKRVIKGTSCVHSDSAFKYGLSDTNQCKLHYENQFQEKRNHGPTWSRPPTHATKPSHDVYESCWKYSTANTSWLSSYIGDLALFYNPGGYYVTISKLANETRDQVHYLRRFGWIDGYTRFLMLETVLYNVPHRIYCVTMVAIEISNTGNYVVKPQLMFMRSHHVERAWDVAVQVALYGILVLVVYHLVEVASGFLEEGFHFLKNLWNVLLLIILMTSTLVVGLYLSRVTYTDQAFQAYRNNMKSFHLYHMAAFTDYLTKCLLSICTFFTMLYTVKVMEGHPIFDLMHATIHRAKLEVLGLSLYNLHIFPLHRILPCWVGAFWKKQRFQQCEQSYAICRGLFHGSVYVNKPSSCLSNQRKHFPPVNFVHFHKNIREFFCCGFGKHLPRVEVAQT; this comes from the exons GCTTCAGTATGGTTCTTAGAAATGCAAGTGGAACAGTTGTTTTTCCAACCACAGAGGAATGTGATAACAACACCGTGTTGCCTGATACTAGGGAGTGGGAAATTCCATTGAAGGCGGGAGAGCTTGCATTTTTGAGATTTACAGAAACTGCTATCAA CTGTTTAGATGGATGGCAAGTGCTTAAAACTAATGGGAAACAAACAGATATTTGTGGTCAGAATAAACCTCGAAACTACTTTTCCAGACAAACCGTTATTGTTTCCATGACAAGATCTTCAAAAAGCTGCAATACAACCAAGATGGCTTTTATATATTTTCGATTTG AACTTCATCTAACTCTGAGCAGCCATCACGTCGAACTTGGGCAACcagttcatttttttgttggacTAACTGGAGACTTAAGCTTGAAAAATTATATAGATTGTCGGATAGAATACAAGGGAAACATCACCGTTCCAGCAAAAATAAGTGTTTCAACATCAACCTTATCTacacaacatttttttcaatatcCTGAAAGCTATTTGATACGTGCAAAATGTGATGGCCGTGAAAAAcacatttcatttaaaacatcGGATATGAATCTTAATGTGGAATGTGACTTGTCCCCTTCATCATTACAAATATCTCAAAACGACTTGAGCATAACATTTTTGAACTCGGTTGAACTTGTATTTCGCCACAGATATTGTTTTCCTATTTCATACTCGCTATTGTTCGATGATGTCATCATAGCACATCAACAGACAGAGCGAGTTCTGAATGAAgcaaaatttatgttaaagTTATTTGAAGAAGTcagttttaaagttaattcatCAATGCAGCAATTACTTGGACCAGGGATACATAATGTCACTttattgttacaaaacaatgtcTCTACAGCGATGTATTTCACAAAAGTCACTTTTAATGATGAAATCAAAGACTTTAAACTGATGGTTAAAGAATATGTCGGTTTTCATCCCCATTATTTCATAATAAATGCGACGGTGAGTGAAGGAGCTCCAATAAGTCTTTCAGTCCAAATCAAATCGACTGAAAGCAACTTGTCACACTTCATTGGTTCTTTAGTTTGTCCTCGTGATTGTCATTCAATGGTGGTGAAGGCAAATTTATCACAACCAGGAATATACAAAGTTGAGGCTATTGCTGTCAATAACATCTCTCAATCATCGTCACGGGCACTCATAGAAGCATTACCACAGATATATAACGTGTTTATTTCGTCACTGAAACCTATCCCTAGCTACAGCAGAAATTACGTCTATGCATTTGTCAGAGGTGACATTGGTGATTACGTGATGACAATATATTTACAAGGACGACCAGAAAACCACAGTTTCACCATCTCCAAGTTGGAATATGATCACAAAGATCTGCCCAGTCTTCCATTTGATGCAAAATCTTACAAATTGATCAAAGTTGAACGAGTTTTATACCACATTGGAATGCAGCAGGTCACTGGTTTTATCAGAAATTCAAGACAATCATTTCCTTTCGTGGGATGGGTTGACGTGTTGGAGACATCATCGTGCTTGGAGGATCTGAGAATTCGTGATGGGAATTATCAAGGGGGGTTTGAAAATCCATTGAAAATCTTTGATTATTTGACCTTCAGTGTGGATTTTAAATTCACCTGCAAGAATATGTCTGAGGTCAGATACAAATGGTTGGTGTTCCCAGTGGCAACAGACATGGACATGGCAACATATACATATGAAGTTGAGTTTGAGAAGGAGTCATTTGAACCAGAACTTATCATCAGAGCTGATACATTATCACCCGGCTTGTATGTCATAAAGGTTAAAGTCACCAGTGAGAATGTGACAAGTGATGTGTTGGAAGGAAAACTCAAAGATTATACTTTGATTGAAATTACCAAGAAAAAGCTACATTTTGTGATCTTAGGAGGAAATGTGCTTCCGACTG ACAACAACGTGACCATCCTGAGATTTGAATCTTCAATTGATTACAACAAATATCATCGACACGTCAGCTACAACTGGTTTTGCTCCATCAAGCAAGAAGAGCTTCCGACAAGGACAGTGATGGGGAAAATACAGAGAAAag ATTCCTGCTTTGATTGGCACACTCTCTGGGTAACCAGTGGTCACGTGATGGAAATATCCATGAATGAACTCAGACAAAGTGAACATTATTACATCCGATTAATCGTATCTGGACCCCATTATGATGCAACGTACGCAGATCAGAAAGTTGTTGTTCAAGCAAGACGAGCCCCGATTGTTAATTTAAA ATGTTGGTCCAATTGTGAGAAGTACTTTTCTCATCACCTGTCAATCATTCTACAATTGGAATGCGATGATTGTTTACGTCGTCAATGGACATTGTCACCAAATTCTGGACTCCAACTGCCACTGTGTGATGATCAGGAGTTTTGCAAACTAAATGCTTCGTTACTTACTCAATCATCAAATATCACAGGAACAG GTTACAATATTCACGGAGAGAACTCCTCAGTGACCATTTTCCTCAACGCTTTATCTTCTCATAGTGGTGGTAGCTGCATTATTTTGCCTCGTATGGGAAGTGCGTATACCACCAAGTTTAATGTCACATGTGCTGGTTACATGGAAAGCAAATACCAACTGATTTACAAGTTTTTCCTCCAAGACAAAG GCCATCGATATCTTCTACAATATGGATTTGATCCAGTTCTCTATGACATCATACTACCACCTGGACGTTCAtctaatgacgtcacaattgtcATTGAAATTTGCACTCCCGACCAATCATGTGTTGAGGAAAATCTCTCCGTCACTGTGGTtgataattatgacgtcaacgatgacgtaataaatgaaCTGGATGCAGCATTGTTAAGTAACAATCTGCAGAAGATTGCTCAGTTTGTTCTCGTCTTATCGACAACCAACAAACTCAACCAATCAAAG aGAAAGGAAATAGTTTCCAAAATGGCGGAATATCCCATGTTGTCGTTGGAGCCAGTGAAACAAGTTGCCGATGTAATAAGCCACGTAACAAACAATCCTAAACTTCTGGAAGAAACTCAATTG CAAGATGTGCAGGATATCCTGGATCGAGTAGAGAGCTTTGTTCCATTTTCTGCCAGTCGATATGATGACGTAAACTCCATTGTGAGGTCATGTATGACTACGACATCACAATTGATGAGACTTGTTCGATTTTATCCTTTCAAG AATGAAGAAAATATGCGAATGAATCGTCTGGGAAAGTTGCTCATGGCATCATTGACTCCTGGTAAGGAGGCGATAtcctttgaaacaaaatctgTCGAAGGAAGAATGTTCAAGTTGAACAATCATGTCACGA aTCCTTTCGACGCTAACACCTCGTTCGTACAACTTTCTAATTTGCAGTCGCTTATAactgatgatgtcatcaatATCGAG atttttcGTTATAACTCAACCTCAGCCAACTTCAGTCCATTTGATCTAAAAGTTGATTCTGTGACGTCAGTCAGCATAACAACAGGCTGGAGGGACGAGCTCCCCATCAGTAAAGAAATAGCAAAGAATCTAAAGTTAGAGTTCAGCCTGCCTCAACAGCCCGATAAGAGCAAGATATGGCTGAGGGTTAAAAGTGAATGTGACGGCTCAGCATGCCGTAGCACTGCCATTGGCTCTGCCTTCATAGACGTTGAGGGAGATTTGCGTGGTGCGATGGAAGCAACGATTCTCAATATTGTAGTGGGAAACTATGAAGGCAGAGTCAATAAGCTTAAAATGTTCCTCACCCTTGTAGGCCAAGATATCACCATGGCTAGAAAGGAGTTTGACAAGGAAG AAACACATTATCGATGGACGACAAAGGCGCCCTTTGTAGGATTTGGATCCTACAATATTACCATTCGTGCTGACCTGGGTCCAGGCTACTACCGTGCCGGAACCATTACATCGGCCGTGTTCTCTGTTTGGGCCTTGCAGTGTCTTTACTGGTTTGATGCCAACAATGGCTGGAAAGACAGCCTCTGCAAG GCTCATGAGGACACGGTTTCCGGCACGGTTGTGTGCCAATGTGGTCACTACCCTGTTACAAGGGTGGTCTGGACCCAGGGTCATAAAAGAAGCACGGATGATTTTACACGGACGCCTTCGCTGCTCGCGTCGAAATTGTTGGTTTTCCCCAACAAACTGGACTACAATGAG ATATCCTCCAACATGTGGCAGCGCTTCTTAGAAAATCCGATTGTTTTCTCCATGTTGTTTGTGCTCTATTCTTTGTATGGACTCGGACTAATATGGGCGAGATCAAAAGACCGGCAAGTGGAGGCAgag GACCTGTGTGTGGAAGTCCCGGACAATAGTCCTTTCGATAAATATCGTTACATCGTGACGATATTTACCGGAAGTCGACGAAATTCTGGAACTTCTGCTGTAGTCTGCCTCCGACTTGTTGGAAATATGGCCACCAGTAGTGCTCATGTCATTCag CACCACACAAAGATTTTGAACAGGGGAAGTGTGAAATCGTTCCTTATCACTACGTCAGAGTGTCTTGGAGACATCACTGCGATTCGCTTGTGGCACGATAATGGCGGACACAGCCCAGAGTG GTTCCTCCAGAGGGTTGTGGTAAGAGATCTGGAGAAAAATAATTGCTGGTTCTTCCTCTGCAACCGCTGGTTCAAGCATGTCATAGACCACGTGGTCCCTGCTGCACGCACCAAAGACCTGCACAACACCAGGACATTGTTCCCCTTGAGGTTGGAAAATCACCTCAGAGACAG ATATCTTTGGTacgcattttatggaatgcgCCCGTGGCAACGTCATGTGATGGGAAGGATAGAAATGTTATCGTGTTGTCTCATGATAACCTTGATGATCATGCTCACCGCGTTAATGTTCCACGGGAACAACCACGCGCAGCAGGGACTGCTCTTAGCCGTCGGTAATTACACTTTTCAGTGGTGGCACGTGGCTGTCG GAATCGAGAGTGCTCTGTTGTCATCTCCAGCAACGTTTCTCATAACAACAATGTTTCGCCGATCGCAACGGCCTCATAAATCATTGCTAACTGACTCCAAAAGTGTCGATGACGAAGAAAGTAATGTAAATGATGAACAAAATCCGGTCTCACATCATCCAAGTGTAGCAGATGGAAGCAAAGAGGAAAATCTGAAATTGGAACTTTTTCATCAACAACTTCCAGTTGAGAATAAAACTCGTCTCAGAGTAAAACCTAATCGAGAAACTAGTTTCGTTGAAGTTGCTGAGACTTCACAACATGTTGTGAGTGAAGACCGTCGagttcatcatcatcaacctAAAGAAGCAACTGGAAAGATGAATCAAAAAGAAAGACGAAAACTGAAGAAAGAATCTCCCAAGAAACAGCATCATAACGAGAGAAAAATCCACCATAGATTGAAACCTTATGATAAAAGCCGTGCCTTTGAAGTAGCTGGGACTTCACAACAAGTTTTGAATGAAGAGCATCGAGTACATCATCATCGACGCAAAGAATCAAACAAAGAGCTGGATCAAAAAGTGAGACGAAAGCTGAATAAAGAATCTCCCAAGAAACAGCATCGTGGCGAGAGCAAAATCCACCATAAGGAGAGACTAAAGTGGGTGAAAGAACTCCTCCTCCAAAAACAACATCGTGGTGAGAGCAAAAGTCATCGGGGAGTAAAGCCGCATGGTGAAAACCCTGCCATTGAAGTTGCTGGGACTTCACAACAAGTTTTGAGTGAAAAGCATCAAGTACATCATCATCAACGCAAAGAATCGAATGATGACCTGGATCAAAAAGTGAGACGAAAGCTGAATAAAGAATCTCCCAAGAAAGATCATCGTGGCGAGAGCAAAATCCTTTCTAAAGTGAAACATCATGGTGAAGCCCCTGCCATTGAAGTTGCTGATACTTCACGGCATGTTTTAAGTGAAGAGCGTCGAGTAAATCATCATCAACACAAAGGAGAAAGTGATGAGATAAATCGAAAACCAAGACAAAAGTTGGTAAAAGAATTTCCCAAGAAACAACATCGTGGCGAGAGTAAAAGTTCTAAAAGTCATCAGGGAGTAAAACCGCATGGTGAAAATCCTCCTTTTAAAGTTGCTGATACTTCACGACATGTTTTGAATGAAAAGCATCAAGTGCATCAtcatcaaaagaaagaaattaatGATGAGCTGGGTCAAAAAGAGAGACTAAAGTGGGTGAAAGAACTTCTCCTCCATGAAGACCATCATGATGAGAACAAAATTCAACTGGGAGCAAAAGCTCATGGTAAAAACCCTGCCATTGAAGTTGCTGTTACTTCACGACATCTTTTAAGTGAAGACGGTCGATTTCATCATCATCGACTcaaaaaaacaactgaaaatATGGATCCGAAAGAGAGAAGAAAGCTGAAGAAAGAATCTCTGAAGAAAGATCATCGTGCCGAGAGGAAAAGTCATCGAGGTGTAAAGCCGCATGGTGAAAATCATGCCAACACAGTTGCTCATATTtcacagcatgttttgagtgAAAAGCATCAAGTAATTCAtcatcaaaagaaagaaattaatGATGAGCTGGATCAAAAAGAGAGATTAAAGTGGGTGAAAGAACTTCTCCTCCATGAAGACCATCATGATGAGAACAAAATTCAACTGGGAGCAAAAGCTCATGGTAAAAACCCTGCCATTGAAGTTGCTGATACTTCACGGCATCTTTTAAGTGAAGACGGTCGagttcatcatcatcaacgcaaaaaaacaactgaaaatATGGATCCGAAAGAGAGAAGAAAGCTGAAGAAAGAATCTCTTAAAAAACAGCGTCGTGGAGAGAGCAAAAATCCGGGTGTAAAGCCGCATGGTGAAACTCCTGCCAACACAGTTGCTCAAACTTCACAGCATGTTTTGAATGAAAAGCATCAGGTAATTCAtcatcaaaacaaagaaatgaatgATGAGCTGGATCAAAAAGAGAGGCTAAAGTGGATGATAGAACTCCTCCTCCATGAAGACCATCATGATGAGAACAAAAGTCATCAGGGTGTAAAACCGCATGGTGAAACTCCTGCCTTTGAAGTTGTTCATACTTCACAGCGTGTTTTGAGTGAAAAGCATCAAGTACATCATCATCAACGCAAAGAATCGAATGATGAGCTGGATCAAAAAGAGAGACGAAAGCTGAAGAAAGAATCTTCCATGAAAGATCATCGTGGTGAGAGCAAAATCCTTTCTAAAGTGAAACATCATGGTAAAGCCCCTGCCATTGAAGTTGCTGAACCAAGACAAAAGTTGGTAAAAGAATTTCTCAAGAAACAACATCGCGGCGAAAAAAGTCATCAGGGAGTAAAACCGCATGGTGAAAATCCTCCTTTTAAAGTTGCTGAAACTTCACGACATGTTTTGAGTGAAGAGCGTCGAGTAAATCATCATCAACGCAAAGAAGCAAGTGATGAGATGGATCATAAACCAAGACTAAAGTTGGTAAAAGAATTTCCCAAGAAACAACATCGTGGCGAAAAAAGTCCTAAAAGTCATCAGGGACTAAAACCGCATGGTGCAAATCCTGCTTTTGAAGTTGCTGAAACTTCACGACATGATTTGAGTGAAGACCGTCGAGTGTATCATCATCAACGCAAAGAAGCGAATGCCAAGATGGATAAAAAAGAGAGAGGAAAGCTGAAGAAAGAGTTTCTTAATAAACACCTTCGGGGTGACAGTGATGGTTTTCGCCGAAAGAGTCATCAAACAGGGAAACGTCACCATAAACATTCCATTATCGTCACTAAAACTGCACGACATGTTTCAAGTGAAGGTCATAGTAAACATGATGCCATCTCCCAGCCTCAACCTTCCACTGGAAGAGTTAGATTTGAAGAGGAAAGTTCAGATGATTTGAAACCTCCAAtgaggaaaatatttttatcatccATTGTTCGCGACAAAGATCAACCAAGTACATCATCAGCAGCTTTTGTGACATCTTTGTCAATGCCACCTAGGTCATCATCTAttgttatgacatcatcacaAGAGCCATCTACATCATCATTTGTTGGTATGACATCATCCCAAGTGCCATCGACATCATCATTTGTTGGTATGACATCATCACAAGAGCCATCTACATCGTCATTTGTTACTGAGCAAGTGACTCCTTCTGCCAG GTCGCACTTAGCTGGTCAGCGGGTGGCAGTGTCAGGCACTGGTGCTCATCGAGGGATTGCTTTCGTCGAGAATGATCCCAACACAGGGGATTCCCGCGTTCTTCCTCACTTCTTCATATACATTGCCTGGATATTACTGGTTGCAACTGTCCTGACATCGACTGTGCTTTGTGCCTTGTATGGAATGTCATATGGCATAGAAACTTGCAAAGAATG GTTGGTTTCTGTATCGGTTGCTTTCCTTCAAAGTGTCATAATTCTGGAACCTCTAAAAGAAGTCTTGATTGCCTACGTCAAGGTGGTGAATAACCCAAAACTCGATCTTCGCGACTGGATTCCACCTTTGCCCCCTTCAG ttACGCCGAGATCTCACAGCGGTGATTGTGACGCAATAAAGAGGAGACAGGACGAGGAGCGGTCAAGGAATCGGATTTATCGTCCTCCTTCTCAGCTAAGACTTGAAATCACGCTCCAGGATATCGAGGaaaaaataagaacaaaaagaaagaTAAAA aaCATATCGCTTCACCTAATATTTTTGGTGCTCTTGTTCATTGTGACGTTTGGACAAACGGACAGGAATTCGTTTCAATTTGGCAAAACTGTGCAGAATATGTTGTTGGATGGACACAGAAAG ATGTCGTCGGCTAATGACGTATATAACTGGGTCGAGTTTTCATTGGCTGACAAGTTCTCGATTGGTCGACTGACGCATTTTCCTGACAACCAATTGGTGATTCTGACGCCACCAACATTACGTCAGAAGCGAgtaattaaag GTACGTCTTGTGTTCACAGCGATTCAGCATTTAAATACGGTTTGTCCGACACGAACCAGTGTAAACTTCACTACGAAAATCAGTTCCAAGAAAAGAGGAATCATGGACCCACCTGGTCCAGACCTCCTACACACGCAACAAAGCCCTCCCATGACGTCTATGAAAG TTGTTGGAAGTATTCGACGGCGAATACGTCATGGTTGAGTAGTTACATCGGTGATCTCGCGCTCTTCTACAATCCAGGCgggtattacgtcacaatttcaaaattagcCAACGAAACACGTGACCAAGTTCATTACTTGAGACGCTTCGGCTGGATTGACGGATACACGAG GTTCCTCATGCTTGAGACAGTCCTATACAACGTCCCACATCGAATATATTGCGTCACTATGGTCGCCATAGAAATATCAAACACTGGCAACTATGTCGTCAAGCCACAATTGATGTTCATGCGAAGTCACCACGTCGA GCGTGCTTGGGACGTGGCGGTCCAGGTTGCCTTATATGGCATTCTTGTCCTGGTGGTGTACCACTTGGTGGAGGTAGCGAGTGGCTTCCTGGAAGAAGGCTTCCACTTTCTCAAGAACTTGTGGAATGTTCTGCTCTTGATAATTCTGATGACGTCAACACTGGTGGTGGGGCTTTACCTTAGCAG AGTGACTTACACGGACCAAGCGTTCCAAGCTTACAGGAATAACATGAAATCTTTCCATCTCTACCACATGGCTGCTTTCACAGATTACCTCACAAAATGCCTTTTGTCCATTTGTACTTTCTTCACAATGCTGTACACCGTCAAG GTCATGGAAGGTCATCCAATTTTTGATCTCATGCACGCCACCATACATAGAGCAAAGCTTGAAGTCCTAGGTCTTTCACTCTACAATCTACATATTTTTCCTCTACATCGCATTCTGCCATGTTG GGTTGGTGCTTTTTGGAAGAAGCAAAGATTTCAGCAGTGTGAGCAAAGCTATGCAATCT GTCGTGGGCTTTTCCATGGAAGCGTTTACGTCAACAAACCTTCTTCGTGCTTATCCAATCAGAGGAAGCATTTTCCTCCTgttaattttgttcattttcataaaaatattcgTGAATTTTTTTGCTGCGGTTTTGGAAAACACCTTCCGAGAGTTGAAGTTGCTCAGACGTGA